A portion of the Natronococcus sp. AD-5 genome contains these proteins:
- a CDS encoding outer membrane protein assembly factor BamB family protein, which translates to MDRREGRLGADPNALDSRNDLAAAVRTVRLDAGRPRLLVVGYDNSSSGLDEATVAALDRDTGDPIWEETLPQPVGPPAVADGVCYAGGGQTGYSEAEPGGLFALEVETGDLLWERDTAGSISGHALALVDDAIVFGTDEGVVVLE; encoded by the coding sequence GTGGATCGGCGGGAGGGACGACTCGGCGCCGATCCGAACGCTCTCGACTCGCGGAATGATCTGGCAGCGGCCGTTCGAACCGTACGTCTTGACGCCGGCCGTCCTCGCCTCCTCGTCGTCGGCTACGACAACAGTTCGAGCGGACTCGACGAGGCCACGGTAGCGGCGCTCGACCGCGACACCGGCGACCCCATCTGGGAGGAGACGCTCCCGCAGCCGGTCGGCCCGCCCGCGGTCGCCGACGGCGTCTGTTACGCGGGTGGCGGGCAGACGGGATACTCGGAAGCCGAGCCCGGCGGACTGTTCGCGCTCGAGGTCGAGACTGGAGACCTGCTCTGGGAGCGGGACACCGCCGGCTCGATCAGCGGACACGCGCTCGCGCTCGTCGACGACGCGATCGTTTTCGGAACGGACGAGGGCGTGGTCGTCCTCGAGTGA